CGTAGAACTGGCAGGTGGCGAGCTCGACGAAATCGGCTTCGAGCGCGATGCACAGCTCGATGATGCGGTCGATCTTGTCGATGTTGTGCCGGTGGGTGACGAAGTTCAGCACCATCGGATAGCCATGGGCTTTCACCGCCCTGGCCATTTCCAGCTTCTGCGCGAAGGCCTTCTTCGACCCGGCCAGCAGGTTGTTCACCTGTTCGTCGCTGGCCTGGAAGCTGATCTGGATATGGTCCAGCCCGGCCTGCTTGAACGCGGTGATTTTCTGTTCGGTCAGGCCGATGCCGGAGGTGATCAGGTTGGTGTAGTAACCCAGGCGGCGGGCTTCGCCGATCAGTTCGGCGAGGTCCTGGCGCACCAGCGGTTCGCCACCGGAGAAACCGATTTGCGCGGCGCCCATCTCGCGGGCCTCGGCCATCACCTTGAACCACTGCTCGGTGGTCAGCTCCTTGCCCTGCTCGGCGAAATCCAGCGGGTTGGAGCAGTACGGGCACTGCAGCGGGCAGCGGTAGGTGAGCTCGGCCAGCAGCCACAGCGGCAGGCCGACCGGCACCTCAGGCGAGGGTGATCCAGTGTTCGGCACGGGCCACCTCCATGAATTGCTCGATGTCGTCGGCGACTTCGGGCACACCGGGGAATTGCCGCTGCAGCTCATCGATGATCGCCGCGACGCTGCGCTGCCCGTCGATCAGCCCGCCGATCAGGCCGGCGCTGTCGTTGAGCTTGATCATGCCTTCGGGGTACAGCAACACATGGCCCTTCTGCGCCGGCTCGTACTGGAAGCGGTAGCCGGGGCGCCAGCTGGGCACCTGTTGACGGTCGAAACTCATAGGGCGATCCCCTTGTGCCAGACCCGCTCGTTGGTGACGCTGTGATAGGGCGGGCGGTTCAGTTCATAGGCCATGCTCATGGCATCGAGCATGCTCCAGAGGATATCCAGCTTGAACTGCAGGATCTCCAGCATGCGCTCCTGGCCCTCGCGGGTGGTGTAGTGCGCCAGGGTGATCGCCAGGCCGTGCTCGACATCGCGACGGGCCTGGCCCAGGCGTGTGCGGAAGTACTCGTAGCCGGCCGGGTCGATCCACGGGTAATGCTGCGGCCAGCTGTCCAGGCGCGACTGGTGGATCTGCGGGGCGAACAGTTCGGTCAGCGAGCTGCTGGCGGCCTCCTGCCAGCTGGCGCGGCGGGCGAAGTTGACGTAGGCGTCGACGGCGAAGCGCACGCCGGGCAGTACCAGCTCCTGGCTGCGTAGCTGGCCCGGGTCCAGGCCAACGGCCTGGCCGAGACGCAGCCAGGCTTCGATGCCACCGTCCTCGCCCGGGGCGCCGTCATGGTCGAGCAGGCGCTGGACCCACTCGCGACGGACCTCGCGGTCCGGGCAGTTGGCCAGGATCGCCGCATCCTTCATCGGGATGTTCACCTGGTAGTAGAAGCGGTTCGCCACCCAGCCCTGGATCTGCTCCCGGGTGGCGCGGCCTTCATACATCGCCACGTGGTAGGGGTGGTGGATGTGGTAGAAGGCGCCCTTGGCGCGCAGGGCCTGCTCGAACTCGGCAGGTGACATTGGTGCGGTGTCATTCATCAAGCGGACTCCTGTGGCCAGCACTCACAGCTCGATGCTCATGCCATCGAAGGCGACTTCCACCCCGCGGCGGATCACTTCCGTACGCTCGGGGGAGTCCTCATCGAGAATCGGGTTGGTGTTGTTGATATGGATGAGCACCTTGCGCTGGCGCGGGAAGCCATCCAGCACCTCGAGCATGCCGCCCGGTCCGTTCTGCGCCAGATGGCCCATCTCGCGGCCGGTACGGGTGCCGACACCGCGGCGTTGCATTTCATCATCCTCCCACAGGGTGCCGTCGACCAGCAGGCAGTCGGCGTCGCCCATCATCTGCAGCAGCTTGTCGTCGACCTGGCCCAGGCCCGGGGCATAGAACAGCTTGCCGCCGGTGCGGGTGTCTTCCACCAGCAGCCCCAGGTTGTCGCCCGGATGCGGGTCGAAACGGTGCGGCGAGTAGGGCGGTGCGGCGCTGCGCAGGGGGAAGGGAGTGAACCTGAGGTTCGGGCAGGCCTCGATGACAAAGCTGCCTTCCAGCTCGATGCGGTTCCACACCAGTCCACCGTTCCAGTGGCTGAGCATGTTGAACAGCGGGAAGCCCGTGGTCAGGTCCTGATGGACCATGTCGGTGCACCATACCTGATGCGGGCAGCCCTCACGCAGGCTGAGCAGGCCGGTGGTGTGGTCGATCTGGCTGTCGAGCAGGACGATGGCGCTGATGCCGGTGTCACGCAGGGCGCGGGCCGGTTGCATCGGCGCGAATGCCTGCAGTTGGGCGCGGATGTCCGGCGAGGCGTTGCAGAGGATCCAGTGCTCGCCGTCGTCGGACAGGGCGATGGACGACTGGGTGCGCGCGCTGGCGCGCAGGCTGCCGTCGCGATAACCCTTGCAGTTGACGCAGTTGCAGTTCCACTGGGGGAACCCGCCACCGGCGGCGGAACCGAGAATCTGGATGTACATGGCGACCCTTCTCAAACCGTATCCGAAAAACGACAACGCCCCGGCAGGCCGAGGCGTCTGACCGCGCTGTTGCTTAGCGGTTGGCGAAGTACATGGTCACTTCGAAGCCGATACGCAGGTCGGTGTATGCAGGTTTGGTCCACATGGGATGACTCCTTCCGGATGGGTTTTGGGTTGAACGGTGACGGCTGGATATCGCCTGTATTTGGCGATTCCATTGACCGAGATTGCGCTATCTTACAAGAAAAATTTGTACCGAAAGGTTAATTCTTCGAAAAGCGCCATTGCATTCTCAGTAACAATCCAATGCTGTTGCCTGCCACTGGTGGTCGGGGGCGCCGGCATTGGCCAGGCACAGCCAACCGTGTTCGGCGGCAAGCAATTGCTGCAACAAGGCATCCAGTTGCGGCTGCTCGACAGAGAGAATAGACCGCTTCATTTCGCAAAGATCCGGATTTTGTGTCGCCATATGTGCTTGCCAGGCCCACTCGGCGACTTCTGCGTTTGGCATGGCGGCCTCGTCGAACTGCTCGGCAAGCTGTTGGCGGGCACCGATGTCGAGGTGCACGCCATCGTTCAGCAGCGTGAGCAGGTGGTCGAGGATCTGCCCATGGCTGGCGTGAGGTGACTGCACGCCAAACAGCAGGCCGCAGTGTCCCTCGACCTGGCGAAACGCGCTGAACACCGCATACCCCAGTTGCAGTTCGACCCGCAGGCGTTGGTAGACCGGCCCCTGCAGCAAATGTGCAAGCAGGCGGCCGCAGGCATGCAGTGCTGCTGGCAGCGGGCAGAACAGCAGCAGGGCGGGTTCGCTGCCTTGGGTGGGGACCTGGCGCCACTGGCGCCCGTGAACGCCCGCTGGAGGGTGC
This genomic stretch from Pseudomonas entomophila harbors:
- the pqqD gene encoding pyrroloquinoline quinone biosynthesis peptide chaperone PqqD; this translates as MSFDRQQVPSWRPGYRFQYEPAQKGHVLLYPEGMIKLNDSAGLIGGLIDGQRSVAAIIDELQRQFPGVPEVADDIEQFMEVARAEHWITLA
- the pqqA gene encoding pyrroloquinoline quinone precursor peptide PqqA; this encodes MWTKPAYTDLRIGFEVTMYFANR
- the pqqE gene encoding pyrroloquinoline quinone biosynthesis protein PqqE translates to MPNTGSPSPEVPVGLPLWLLAELTYRCPLQCPYCSNPLDFAEQGKELTTEQWFKVMAEAREMGAAQIGFSGGEPLVRQDLAELIGEARRLGYYTNLITSGIGLTEQKITAFKQAGLDHIQISFQASDEQVNNLLAGSKKAFAQKLEMARAVKAHGYPMVLNFVTHRHNIDKIDRIIELCIALEADFVELATCQFYGWAHLNRLGLLPTRAQLERAERITNEYRAKLKAEGSPCKLIFVTPDYYEERPKACMNGWGSLFLTITPDGTALPCHGARQLPVQFPNVRDLDLRHIWYDSFGFNRFRGYEWMPEPCRSCDEKEKDFGGCRCQAFMLTGDASKADPVCGKSPDHGIILKAREEAEQATLEIEQMTFRNERNSHVIARG
- the pqqC gene encoding pyrroloquinoline-quinone synthase PqqC, with amino-acid sequence MNDTAPMSPAEFEQALRAKGAFYHIHHPYHVAMYEGRATREQIQGWVANRFYYQVNIPMKDAAILANCPDREVRREWVQRLLDHDGAPGEDGGIEAWLRLGQAVGLDPGQLRSQELVLPGVRFAVDAYVNFARRASWQEAASSSLTELFAPQIHQSRLDSWPQHYPWIDPAGYEYFRTRLGQARRDVEHGLAITLAHYTTREGQERMLEILQFKLDILWSMLDAMSMAYELNRPPYHSVTNERVWHKGIAL
- the pqqB gene encoding pyrroloquinoline quinone biosynthesis protein PqqB, which produces MYIQILGSAAGGGFPQWNCNCVNCKGYRDGSLRASARTQSSIALSDDGEHWILCNASPDIRAQLQAFAPMQPARALRDTGISAIVLLDSQIDHTTGLLSLREGCPHQVWCTDMVHQDLTTGFPLFNMLSHWNGGLVWNRIELEGSFVIEACPNLRFTPFPLRSAAPPYSPHRFDPHPGDNLGLLVEDTRTGGKLFYAPGLGQVDDKLLQMMGDADCLLVDGTLWEDDEMQRRGVGTRTGREMGHLAQNGPGGMLEVLDGFPRQRKVLIHINNTNPILDEDSPERTEVIRRGVEVAFDGMSIEL